From Camelina sativa cultivar DH55 chromosome 7, Cs, whole genome shotgun sequence, one genomic window encodes:
- the LOC104700317 gene encoding F-box protein DOR-like codes for MKSKRQNVSESRQTILGSHSTSSDENSESIPIDLIIDIFLRLPVKSIARCRCVSKLWEKSLRLPYFTELYLTRSSAHPRLLFACEIYNELVFFSTPQTQNLCESSSSSVAPSYHHMKFPLYSCYGIISLINGLVFTSDKRQQILKGRKFSELVSVICNPSTGESFTLPKPKTRNKISIRSYFGYDPIEKRFKVLSMTWSGEGICKEHQVLTLGTENPTWRMIECGITHRLSSSDDVICINGVLYLLASDHMIVCFDVRSEKFSFINTSFDTVMHSRTVLLSYNGKLASLMSEGCSSYISRRGRRTESYISGSSTSLEMWVLEDPGKHEWSKHVYELPPLWKNVPAERRLVFVGVAGTNELVFSPRYASHPFYVFYYNFETKTIRRVEIEGSFKELTSNRFFEVSILLGHVEDVKLMKCSDTS; via the coding sequence ATGAAATCAAAGCGGCAGAACGTGTCCGAGTCTCGTCAAACCATCCTTGGAAGCCACTCAACTAGTTCTGACGAAAACTCTGAATCAATCCCAATTGATCTCATTATCGACATATTCTTGAGGTTGCCGGTGAAGTCTATAGCTAGGTGTCGTTGCGTATCAAAgctctgggagaaatcacttcgTCTTCCCTATTTCACGGAGTTGTACTTGACAAGATCTTCTGCTCACCCGAGGCTCTTGTTCGCCTGCGAAATATACAATGAGCTGGTTTTCTTCTCGACACCTCAGACTCAAAATCTTTGTGAGAGCTCGTCTTCTTCAGTTGCCCCAAGTTATCATCATATGAAGTTTCCCTTGTATAGCTGCTATGGTATTATTAGTCTTATCAATGGCCTTGTTTTCACCAGCGATAAACGACAACAGATCTTAAAAGGAAGGAAATTTTCCGAGTTAGTGTCGgtgatatgtaaccctagcacCGGGGAATCCTTTACCTTACCAAAACCTAAGACAAGGAACAAGATTTCGATAAGAAGCTATTTTGGGTATGATCCAATCGAGAAACGATTCAAGGTATTGTCAATGACCTGGTCCGGTGAAGGGATCTGTAAGGAGCATCAAGTTCTGACTTTAGGAACTGAGAACCCGACATGGAGAATGATTGAATGTGGCATTACCCATAGGCTTTCTAGCAGTGATGATGTTATATGCATCAATGGTGTTCTGTATCTTCTAGCTTCCGACCACatgatagtttgctttgatgttaggtcagAGAAATTCAGCTTTATTAATACATCTTTTGATACAGTAATGCATTCTAGAACAGTTCTGCTTAGCTACAACGGTAAACTGGCTTCACTTATGTCGGAGGGGTGTAGTAGTTATATTAGTAGAAGAGGTCGTAGGACTGAGAGTTATATTAGTGGAAGCAGTACAAGTCTTGAGATGTGGGTTCTAGAAGATCCCGGAAAACATGAATGGTCCAAGCATGTTTATGAATTACCTCCTCTGTGGAAGAATGTACCTGCAGAGCGCAGGTTAGTATTTGTTGGAGTGGCTGGTACAAACGAACTTGTGTTTTCGCCGCGCTATGCATCTCACCCTTTCTATGTTTTCTACTACAACTTTGAGACAAAAACTATCAGAAGAGTTGAAATTGAAGGATCGTTTAAGGAGTTGACATCCAACCGTTTTTTTGAAGTCAGCATCTTACTAGGCCATGTAGAGGACGTGAAACTTATGAAATGTTCTGATACTTCATAA
- the LOC109125576 gene encoding F-box protein DOR-like isoform X3, whose amino-acid sequence MNRQIHGTVSSSKPIALIPLSDSNSASGSEIRVYTRKRKLKQEPLEIPPGKGINAHKQLCGLPYDIQDFAYKKNNGSPSSNMNSRWQNVSEARQATLQRHSTNADENSEPIPNDLYIEIFLRLPVKSIATCRCVSKLWASLLGLPYFTELYFTRSSARPRILFTCRKDSELCFFSTPQPLNPDESSSLLAASYHMKIPFNDNYNIISPIGGLVFLRYGHIFEGRKTPELLSVIWNPSTRQSLALPKPNTRKRICLQSYFGYDPTEKQYKVLSMSVEGGIYKEHQVLTLGTEKLSWRMIECCIPHINGFKGICINGVLYYPAMADICSGMRMIVCFHVRSEKFSFIKILEPFIRLLCPTATLISYNGKLASLVWNYHKGKGFEMWVLGDPGKNEWSKHIYGLPPLWQNVLAKDMLMFAGVTGTNEVVLSLRYPSDSLSQPFYVLYYNLERKTIRRVEIQGMKPTNGCRNYIFLDYVEDVKLIQAF is encoded by the exons ATGAATCGCCAAATTCACGGAACTGTATCTTCCTCCAAACCCATCGCCTTGATTCCTCTCTCCGATTCCAACTCag CTTCTGGGTCGGAGATTCGAGTGTATACCCGGAAGAGAAAGCTAAAGCAGGAACCTTTGGAGATACCTCCAGGCAAAGGAATCAATGCCCACAAA CAGCTATGCGGATTACCCTATGATATACAAGATTTTGCttacaaaaagaacaatggATCTCCTTCATCCA ACATGAATTCACGGTGGCAGAATGTGTCGGAGGCTCGACAAGCCACTCTTCAACGCCACTCAACAAATGCTGACGAAAACTCTGAACCGATCCCAAATGATCTCTATATTGAGATATTCTTGAGGTTGCCGGTGAAGTCTATAGCGACATGTCGTTGTGTATCAAAGCTCTGGGCCTCCTTACTTGGCCTTCCCTATTTCACGGAGTTGTACTTTACCAGATCTTCTGCTCGCCCAAGGATCTTGTTCACCTGCCGAAAAGACAGTGAGTTGTGCTTCTTCTCGACACCTCAGCCTCTAAATCCTGATGAGAGCTCGTCTCTTTTAGCTGCCTCTTATCATATGAAAATTCCCTTCAATGATAACTATAATATTATCAGTCCTATCGGTGGCCTTGTCTTTCTTAGATATGGACATATTTTTGAGGGAAGGAAAACTCCAGAATTGTTGTCGGTGATATGGAACCCTAGCACCAGACAATCCTTAGCCTTACCGAAACCTAATACAAGAAAGAGGATTTGTCTTCAAAGCTATTTTGGGTATGATCCCACTGAGAAGCAATACAAGGTATTGTCAATGAGTGTGGAAGGTGGGATCTATAAGGAGCATCAGGTTCTGACATTAGGAACTGAGAAACTGTCTTGGAGAATGATCGAATGTTGCATACCCCATATTAATGGTTTTAaagggatatgcatcaatggtgtATTGTATTATCCAGCCATGGCTGACATCTGTTCAGGGATGCGTATGATAGTTTGCTTTCACGTTAGGTCTGAGAAGTTCAGCTTTATTAAAATCTTGGAACCTTTCATTAGGTTATTGTGTCCTACAGCTACTCTGATTAGCTACAACGGTAAATTGGCCTCACTTGTGTGGAATTATCATAAAGGAAAAGGTTTTGAGATGTGGGTTCTAGGAGACCCCGGAAAAAATGAATGGTCGAAGCATATTTACGGATTGCCACCTCTGTGGCAGAATGTACTTGCTAAGGACATGTTAATGTTTGCTGGAGTGACTGGTACAAATGAAGTTGTGTTATCGTTACGCTATCCGTCAGACTCTCTATCTCAGCCTTTCTATGTGTTGTACTACAATTTGGAGAGGAAAACTATCAGAAGAGTTGAAATCCAAGGAATGAAACCGACTAATGGTTGTCGCAATTACATATTTCTAGACTATGTAGAGGATGTGAAGCTTATACAAGCATTCTAA
- the LOC109125576 gene encoding F-box protein DOR-like isoform X1, whose amino-acid sequence MNRQIHGTVSSSKPIALIPLSDSNSEPASGSEIRVYTRKRKLKQEPLEIPPGKGINAHKQLCGLPYDIQDFAYKKNNGSPSSNMNSRWQNVSEARQATLQRHSTNADENSEPIPNDLYIEIFLRLPVKSIATCRCVSKLWASLLGLPYFTELYFTRSSARPRILFTCRKDSELCFFSTPQPLNPDESSSLLAASYHMKIPFNDNYNIISPIGGLVFLRYGHIFEGRKTPELLSVIWNPSTRQSLALPKPNTRKRICLQSYFGYDPTEKQYKVLSMSVEGGIYKEHQVLTLGTEKLSWRMIECCIPHINGFKGICINGVLYYPAMADICSGMRMIVCFHVRSEKFSFIKILEPFIRLLCPTATLISYNGKLASLVWNYHKGKGFEMWVLGDPGKNEWSKHIYGLPPLWQNVLAKDMLMFAGVTGTNEVVLSLRYPSDSLSQPFYVLYYNLERKTIRRVEIQGMKPTNGCRNYIFLDYVEDVKLIQAF is encoded by the exons ATGAATCGCCAAATTCACGGAACTGTATCTTCCTCCAAACCCATCGCCTTGATTCCTCTCTCCGATTCCAACTCag AACCAGCTTCTGGGTCGGAGATTCGAGTGTATACCCGGAAGAGAAAGCTAAAGCAGGAACCTTTGGAGATACCTCCAGGCAAAGGAATCAATGCCCACAAA CAGCTATGCGGATTACCCTATGATATACAAGATTTTGCttacaaaaagaacaatggATCTCCTTCATCCA ACATGAATTCACGGTGGCAGAATGTGTCGGAGGCTCGACAAGCCACTCTTCAACGCCACTCAACAAATGCTGACGAAAACTCTGAACCGATCCCAAATGATCTCTATATTGAGATATTCTTGAGGTTGCCGGTGAAGTCTATAGCGACATGTCGTTGTGTATCAAAGCTCTGGGCCTCCTTACTTGGCCTTCCCTATTTCACGGAGTTGTACTTTACCAGATCTTCTGCTCGCCCAAGGATCTTGTTCACCTGCCGAAAAGACAGTGAGTTGTGCTTCTTCTCGACACCTCAGCCTCTAAATCCTGATGAGAGCTCGTCTCTTTTAGCTGCCTCTTATCATATGAAAATTCCCTTCAATGATAACTATAATATTATCAGTCCTATCGGTGGCCTTGTCTTTCTTAGATATGGACATATTTTTGAGGGAAGGAAAACTCCAGAATTGTTGTCGGTGATATGGAACCCTAGCACCAGACAATCCTTAGCCTTACCGAAACCTAATACAAGAAAGAGGATTTGTCTTCAAAGCTATTTTGGGTATGATCCCACTGAGAAGCAATACAAGGTATTGTCAATGAGTGTGGAAGGTGGGATCTATAAGGAGCATCAGGTTCTGACATTAGGAACTGAGAAACTGTCTTGGAGAATGATCGAATGTTGCATACCCCATATTAATGGTTTTAaagggatatgcatcaatggtgtATTGTATTATCCAGCCATGGCTGACATCTGTTCAGGGATGCGTATGATAGTTTGCTTTCACGTTAGGTCTGAGAAGTTCAGCTTTATTAAAATCTTGGAACCTTTCATTAGGTTATTGTGTCCTACAGCTACTCTGATTAGCTACAACGGTAAATTGGCCTCACTTGTGTGGAATTATCATAAAGGAAAAGGTTTTGAGATGTGGGTTCTAGGAGACCCCGGAAAAAATGAATGGTCGAAGCATATTTACGGATTGCCACCTCTGTGGCAGAATGTACTTGCTAAGGACATGTTAATGTTTGCTGGAGTGACTGGTACAAATGAAGTTGTGTTATCGTTACGCTATCCGTCAGACTCTCTATCTCAGCCTTTCTATGTGTTGTACTACAATTTGGAGAGGAAAACTATCAGAAGAGTTGAAATCCAAGGAATGAAACCGACTAATGGTTGTCGCAATTACATATTTCTAGACTATGTAGAGGATGTGAAGCTTATACAAGCATTCTAA
- the LOC109125576 gene encoding F-box protein DOR-like isoform X2 has product MNRQIHGTVSSSKPIALIPLSDSNSEPASGSEIRVYTRKRKLKQEPLEIPPGKGINAHKLCGLPYDIQDFAYKKNNGSPSSNMNSRWQNVSEARQATLQRHSTNADENSEPIPNDLYIEIFLRLPVKSIATCRCVSKLWASLLGLPYFTELYFTRSSARPRILFTCRKDSELCFFSTPQPLNPDESSSLLAASYHMKIPFNDNYNIISPIGGLVFLRYGHIFEGRKTPELLSVIWNPSTRQSLALPKPNTRKRICLQSYFGYDPTEKQYKVLSMSVEGGIYKEHQVLTLGTEKLSWRMIECCIPHINGFKGICINGVLYYPAMADICSGMRMIVCFHVRSEKFSFIKILEPFIRLLCPTATLISYNGKLASLVWNYHKGKGFEMWVLGDPGKNEWSKHIYGLPPLWQNVLAKDMLMFAGVTGTNEVVLSLRYPSDSLSQPFYVLYYNLERKTIRRVEIQGMKPTNGCRNYIFLDYVEDVKLIQAF; this is encoded by the exons ATGAATCGCCAAATTCACGGAACTGTATCTTCCTCCAAACCCATCGCCTTGATTCCTCTCTCCGATTCCAACTCag AACCAGCTTCTGGGTCGGAGATTCGAGTGTATACCCGGAAGAGAAAGCTAAAGCAGGAACCTTTGGAGATACCTCCAGGCAAAGGAATCAATGCCCACAAA CTATGCGGATTACCCTATGATATACAAGATTTTGCttacaaaaagaacaatggATCTCCTTCATCCA ACATGAATTCACGGTGGCAGAATGTGTCGGAGGCTCGACAAGCCACTCTTCAACGCCACTCAACAAATGCTGACGAAAACTCTGAACCGATCCCAAATGATCTCTATATTGAGATATTCTTGAGGTTGCCGGTGAAGTCTATAGCGACATGTCGTTGTGTATCAAAGCTCTGGGCCTCCTTACTTGGCCTTCCCTATTTCACGGAGTTGTACTTTACCAGATCTTCTGCTCGCCCAAGGATCTTGTTCACCTGCCGAAAAGACAGTGAGTTGTGCTTCTTCTCGACACCTCAGCCTCTAAATCCTGATGAGAGCTCGTCTCTTTTAGCTGCCTCTTATCATATGAAAATTCCCTTCAATGATAACTATAATATTATCAGTCCTATCGGTGGCCTTGTCTTTCTTAGATATGGACATATTTTTGAGGGAAGGAAAACTCCAGAATTGTTGTCGGTGATATGGAACCCTAGCACCAGACAATCCTTAGCCTTACCGAAACCTAATACAAGAAAGAGGATTTGTCTTCAAAGCTATTTTGGGTATGATCCCACTGAGAAGCAATACAAGGTATTGTCAATGAGTGTGGAAGGTGGGATCTATAAGGAGCATCAGGTTCTGACATTAGGAACTGAGAAACTGTCTTGGAGAATGATCGAATGTTGCATACCCCATATTAATGGTTTTAaagggatatgcatcaatggtgtATTGTATTATCCAGCCATGGCTGACATCTGTTCAGGGATGCGTATGATAGTTTGCTTTCACGTTAGGTCTGAGAAGTTCAGCTTTATTAAAATCTTGGAACCTTTCATTAGGTTATTGTGTCCTACAGCTACTCTGATTAGCTACAACGGTAAATTGGCCTCACTTGTGTGGAATTATCATAAAGGAAAAGGTTTTGAGATGTGGGTTCTAGGAGACCCCGGAAAAAATGAATGGTCGAAGCATATTTACGGATTGCCACCTCTGTGGCAGAATGTACTTGCTAAGGACATGTTAATGTTTGCTGGAGTGACTGGTACAAATGAAGTTGTGTTATCGTTACGCTATCCGTCAGACTCTCTATCTCAGCCTTTCTATGTGTTGTACTACAATTTGGAGAGGAAAACTATCAGAAGAGTTGAAATCCAAGGAATGAAACCGACTAATGGTTGTCGCAATTACATATTTCTAGACTATGTAGAGGATGTGAAGCTTATACAAGCATTCTAA
- the LOC104704315 gene encoding putative B3 domain-containing protein At2g31460, protein MTCFQSRWAENATNECRWAEWHIGRSPYPTETTPVPDLVSKAMTTLNGYDAKLVIPKKTLFASDLDTKQSRLNLNVKLMNGFLSQDEQKTLSAKRSVGLRVAVLVAVHPPSKIRVIELHKREKNYSFVKGWKKLIADNANRLNVDESFSLYGFRSRGVQEVVRDCEGDNLCDLDEGSICFAIVPSKDSGNDDLPGETESALPGQTESALPAETEPTLPGETKSDLPGQTKSADWFNESHEFNHLSFDPNDREGYLPEETEDFGVNEDGSIRDA, encoded by the coding sequence ATGACTTGCTTCCAATCTCGCTGGGCCGAGAATGCAACTAACGAGTGtcgttgggccgagtggcatattgggcgtagcccatatccaacagaGACGACGCCGGTGCCGGATTTAGTGTCCAAGGCAATGACGACGTTGAATGGTTATGACGCAAAACTTGTCATTCCAAAGAAAACGTTGTTTGCTAGTGATCTTGATACTAAACAGTCACGGCTAAACCTCAATGTGAAACTGATGAATGGTTTCTTGAGTCAAGATGAGCAAAAGACGTTGTCGGCGAAGCGTTCCGTTGGTTTGAGAGTTGCTGTTCTTGTAGCTGTACATCCTCCGTCAAAGATTCGAGTCATTGAGTTACACAAGCGCGagaaaaattattcatttgtCAAAGGCTGGAAAAAGCTGATTGCCGACAACGCTAACAGGCTCAACGTGGATGAATCTTTCTCGTTATATGGGTTTCGTTCTAGAGGCGTGCAAGAAGTTGTTCGTGATTGTGAAGGAGACAATCTTTGTGATTTGGATGAAGGTAGTATTTGTTTTGCTATTGTTCCTTCTAAAGATTCTGGTAACGACGATCTTCCTGGCGAAACAGAGTCTGCTCTTCCTGGCCAAACAGAGTCTGCTCTTCCTGCCGAAACAGAGCCTACTCTTCCTGGCGAAACAAAGTCTGATCTTCCTGGCCAAACAAAGTCTGCTGACTGGTTCAATGAGAGTCACGAATTCAATCATCTTTCCTTTGATCCAAACGACCGCGAAGGATACCTTCCGGAGGAAACGGAGGATTTTGGTGTCAATGAGGACGGGTCCATTCGTGATGCTTGA
- the LOC104700321 gene encoding endonuclease III homolog 1, chloroplastic-like isoform X2 — protein MSLVNGGAASSTLVHNAAWFYRVRTMNPQIHGAVSSSNKPLSLKTQQHPLSDSKSVSGSETRVCTPNKRLKQEPLEPLPGKQLCGLPDIEDFAYKKNIASPSSRRSPETSITAVTSVKTVGNPPDNWVEVLEGIRQMRSSEDAPVDSMGCDKAGSFLPPTERRFAVLLGALLSSQTKDQVNNAAIHRLHQNGLLTPEAVDKADESTIRELIYPVGFYTRKATYMKKIARICLVKYNGDIPNSLDDLLSLPGIGPKMAHLILHIAWNDVQGICVDTHVHRICNRLGWVSRPGTKQKTTSPEETRVALQQWLPKEEWVAINPLLVGFGQMICTPLRPRCEACTITKLCPAAFKETSSPSSKLKTSNRRSKEL, from the exons ATGAGTCTGGTTAACGGAGGAGCCGCTTCTTCAACCCTGGTTCACAACGCCGCTTGGTTTTATCGAGTTCGGACCATGAATCCCCAAATTCACGGAGCTGTATCTTCTTCTAATAAGCCCTTATCCTTGAAAACCCAACAACATCCTCTCTCTGATTCCAAATCAG TTTCTGGGTCTGAGACTCGAGTGTGCACCCCGAATAAAAGGCTAAAGCAGGAACCTTTGGAGCCTCTCCCCGGCAAA CAACTATGTGGTTTGCCCGATATAGAAGATTTCGCTTACAAAAAGAATATTGCATCTCCTTCATCTA GGAGGTCACCGGAAACTAGCATCACTGCTGTGACTTCAGTCAAAACAGTAG GAAATCCGCCTGATAACTGGGTAGAAGTGCTCGAGGGTATTCGTCAAATGAGATCTTCTGAAGACGCACCAGTTGATTCGATGGGATGTGATAAGGCCGGAAGCTTTCTGCCTCCTACG GAAAGAAGATTTGCTGTCTTGCTAGGAGCACTTCTTTCAAGTCAGACAAAAGATCAAGTTAATAATG CGGCTATACATCGTCTTCATCAAAACGGCCTTCTTACGCCCGAAGCCGTTGATAAAGCTGATGAATCAACCATAAGAGAATTGATCTATCCG GTTGGATTTTATACAAGGAAGGCTACATATATGAAGAAAATAGCTAGAATATGTCTAGTGAAATATAACGGAGACATTCCAAACTCTTTAGACGACCTACTGTCTCTTCCAGGGATCGGTCCTAAGATGGCCCATCTG ATTCTGCATATAGCATGGAATGATGTACAAGGTATATGTGTGGATACACATGTGCATCGCATTTGCAATCGACTTGGTTGGGTGTCTCGACCAGGAACCAAACAG AAAACTACATCTCCGGAGGAAACAAGAGTAGCTTTGCAACAATGGCTTCCAAAAGAAGAATGGGTCGCCATTAACCCCCTCTTG GTGGGTTTTGGACAAATGATTTGCACACCGCTAAGACCTCGTTGCGAAGCCTGCACCATCACAAAGCTTTGCCCTGCTGCATTCAAAGAGACATCAAGTCCTTCATCCAAGTTGAAGACATCTAACCGAAGAAGCAAAGAACTATGA
- the LOC104700321 gene encoding endonuclease III homolog 1, chloroplastic-like isoform X1 produces the protein MSLVNGGAASSTLVHNAAWFYRVRTMNPQIHGAVSSSNKPLSLKTQQHPLSDSKSVSGSETRVCTPNKRLKQEPLEPLPGKQLCGLPDIEDFAYKKNIASPSSIFAGRSPETSITAVTSVKTVGNPPDNWVEVLEGIRQMRSSEDAPVDSMGCDKAGSFLPPTERRFAVLLGALLSSQTKDQVNNAAIHRLHQNGLLTPEAVDKADESTIRELIYPVGFYTRKATYMKKIARICLVKYNGDIPNSLDDLLSLPGIGPKMAHLILHIAWNDVQGICVDTHVHRICNRLGWVSRPGTKQKTTSPEETRVALQQWLPKEEWVAINPLLVGFGQMICTPLRPRCEACTITKLCPAAFKETSSPSSKLKTSNRRSKEL, from the exons ATGAGTCTGGTTAACGGAGGAGCCGCTTCTTCAACCCTGGTTCACAACGCCGCTTGGTTTTATCGAGTTCGGACCATGAATCCCCAAATTCACGGAGCTGTATCTTCTTCTAATAAGCCCTTATCCTTGAAAACCCAACAACATCCTCTCTCTGATTCCAAATCAG TTTCTGGGTCTGAGACTCGAGTGTGCACCCCGAATAAAAGGCTAAAGCAGGAACCTTTGGAGCCTCTCCCCGGCAAA CAACTATGTGGTTTGCCCGATATAGAAGATTTCGCTTACAAAAAGAATATTGCATCTCCTTCATCTA TTTTTGCAGGGAGGTCACCGGAAACTAGCATCACTGCTGTGACTTCAGTCAAAACAGTAG GAAATCCGCCTGATAACTGGGTAGAAGTGCTCGAGGGTATTCGTCAAATGAGATCTTCTGAAGACGCACCAGTTGATTCGATGGGATGTGATAAGGCCGGAAGCTTTCTGCCTCCTACG GAAAGAAGATTTGCTGTCTTGCTAGGAGCACTTCTTTCAAGTCAGACAAAAGATCAAGTTAATAATG CGGCTATACATCGTCTTCATCAAAACGGCCTTCTTACGCCCGAAGCCGTTGATAAAGCTGATGAATCAACCATAAGAGAATTGATCTATCCG GTTGGATTTTATACAAGGAAGGCTACATATATGAAGAAAATAGCTAGAATATGTCTAGTGAAATATAACGGAGACATTCCAAACTCTTTAGACGACCTACTGTCTCTTCCAGGGATCGGTCCTAAGATGGCCCATCTG ATTCTGCATATAGCATGGAATGATGTACAAGGTATATGTGTGGATACACATGTGCATCGCATTTGCAATCGACTTGGTTGGGTGTCTCGACCAGGAACCAAACAG AAAACTACATCTCCGGAGGAAACAAGAGTAGCTTTGCAACAATGGCTTCCAAAAGAAGAATGGGTCGCCATTAACCCCCTCTTG GTGGGTTTTGGACAAATGATTTGCACACCGCTAAGACCTCGTTGCGAAGCCTGCACCATCACAAAGCTTTGCCCTGCTGCATTCAAAGAGACATCAAGTCCTTCATCCAAGTTGAAGACATCTAACCGAAGAAGCAAAGAACTATGA
- the LOC104700320 gene encoding gamma-secretase subunit APH1-like gives MTVAAGIGYALVALGPSLSLFVSVISRKPFLILTVLSSTLLWLVSLIILSGLWRPFLPLKANVWWPYALLVVTSVCFQEGLRFLFWKVYKRLEDVLDSFADRISRPRLFLTDKLQIALAGGLGHGVAHAVFFCLSLLTPAFGPATFYVERCSKVPFFLISAIIALAFVTIHTFSMVIAFEGYAKGNRVDQVIVPVIHLAAGMLTLVNFASEGCVIGVPLLYLVASLTLVHCGKMVWQRLLETRNQSSASR, from the exons ATGACGGTCGCGGCGGGGATCGGATACGCGCTGGTGGCTCTGGGACCTTCTCTATCACTCTTCGTCTCCGTCATCTCCAGAAAGCCCTTTCTCATCCTCACTGTTCTCTCCag TACGTTGCTGTGGCTTGTGAGTCTGATCATCTTGTCAGGATTATGGAGACCATTTCTTCCTCTCAAAGCCAATGTGTGGTGGCCTTATGCTTTACTTGTTGTCACCTCTGTTTGTTTCCAGGAAGgtcttcgttttcttttctgGAAGGTTTACAa GAGGCTTGAGGATGTTTTGGATTCCTTTGCTGATCGGATCTCAAGGCCCCGTCTGTTTCTCACTGATAAGCTGCAGATTGCTCTTG CTGGTGGCTTAGGTCATGGTGTGGCACATgctgtcttcttttgtttgagCCTCTTAACTCCAGCGTTTGGTCCAGCAACATTCTATGTCGAAAGATGTTCGAAGGTGCCATTTTTTCTCATCTCTG CAATCATTGCTCTTGCCTTTGTTACTATCCACACATTCTCGATGGTCATTGCTTTCGAAGGGTATGCGAAAGGGAACAGAGTAGATCAAGTAATAGTTCCAGTCATACACCTTGCTGCTGGAATGTTG ACATTGGTGAATTTTGCATCGGAAGGTTGTGTAATCGGTGTTCCTCTTCTTTACCTTGTGGCATCCTTGACTCTTGTGCATTGTGGAAAAATGGTTTGGCAAAGGTTGTTAGAAACCCGGAACCAAAGCAGCGCCTCACGGTAA
- the LOC104700322 gene encoding cell wall / vacuolar inhibitor of fructosidase 1-like, with amino-acid sequence MATMLTNHMCFLITSLLLFAFPTANAIPKRDVENLCRETTDFSFCLTYLESDPRIAAARDLHDVLLIAITLSKIQVDDATTHIGTVSGKYSGPNGKRRIGVCRRNYGIASARFQTAWELALKKSYWEMEKQAKIGTNAVVDCENGWRRGGPIQKSPLTLYNTNVSKLSGIIFLLFQKLK; translated from the exons ATGGCCACAATGCTAACAAACCATATGTGCTTTCTTATTACGTCGTTGTTATTGTTTGCTTTTCCAACAGCAAACGCGATTCCAAAAAGAGACGTCGAGAATCTATGCAGAGAGACTACTGACTTCTCCTTCTGCCTCACATACCTCGAATCGGATCCGCGAATAGCAGCCGCACGTGACCTCCACGACGTGCTTTTAATTGCG ATAACGCTGTCAAAAATTCAAGTGGACGACGCAACCACCCATATTGGCACAGTCAGTGGAAAGTACAGTGGTCCGAATGGGAAGAGACGGATCGGAGTTTGCAGGAGGAATTACGGAATCGCTTCGGCTAGGTTTCAGACTGCTTGGGAACTTGCACTTAAAAAATCGTATTGGGAAATGGAGAAACAGGCAAAAATTGGCACCAACGCTGTGGTCGACTGTGAAAACGGATGGAGAAGGGGTGGTCCTATACAAAAGTCTCCTCTCACTTTATATAACACGAATGTTTCCAAACTGTCTGgaatcatttttcttcttttccaaaagcTTAAATAA
- the LOC104700323 gene encoding uncharacterized protein LOC104700323, with the protein MLKQHNNFRSLLLVLVLFAFSKSNAMPIKDVHNFCKETFEEDLCLKHIGSDQQRIVAARDYSDVFLIAAAELQIQVNNAITHINNVRRTYVDPLGKERIAVCEKKYEIAADSFHKAWEVGQKKSKALADRVELSNRMKAGYEAVSECEGEWSKHGPKKESPLLFYYLNVIKLCQITHVIIGKTYNIGV; encoded by the exons ATGTTAAAACAACACAATAATTTTCGTTCATTGTTGTTAGTATTAGTGCTCTTTGCATTCTCAAAATCAAATGCAATGCCAATCAAAGACGTACACAATTTTTGCAAGGAGACATTCGAAGAAGATCTCTGCCTGAAACACATTGGGTCGGACCAACAACGTATAGTAGCCGCCCGCGACTACAGTGACGTGTTTTTAATTGCG GCAGCTGAACTCCAAATTCAAGTGAACAATGCGATCACGCATATCAACAATGTCCGACGAACTTATGTTGATCCGCTTGGAAAGGAGCGGATCGCAGTATgcgaaaaaaaatatgagattgcAGCCGATAGTTTTCACAAGGCTTGGGAAGTTGGACAAAAAAAGTCCAAGGCATTAGCGGACCGTGTGGAATTGTCTAACCGCATGAAAGCTGGTTATGAGGCTGTGAGCGAGTGCGAAGGCGAATGGTCAAAGCATGGTCCGAAGAAAGAGTCTCCTCTTCTTTTCTATTACCTTAACGTTATCAAATTGTGCCAAATTACTCATGTTATTATCGGCAAGACTTACAATATCGGAGTTTAA